AGGACCGGTGCAGCGGCGAGAGCGTGCTGAGGGGGCTGATCTCACCGGGCTGCCGGGCCGGTGGTGAAGAAGTCGACCATCTGCTCCAGGCCTCGCTCGCCGAACATCGTGTCCAGGCTGGCGGCGGACTCGGCGGCGGACGCCTCGCCGCGCGGGAAGAGCGCCTCCTCGTAGGCGGCCAGGGCGGCTTCGGTGTCGCCGGGGCGGGCGGCGACGGCCAGGGCGAGTTCCGCGCCGTCGAACATGGCCAGGTTGGCTCCCTCCCCCGCGAACGGGGACATCACATGGGCGGCGTCGCCGAGCAGCGTCACGCCCGGGACACGGTCCCAGCGGTGCCCGACCGGCAGGGCATGGATACGACGCGGAGTGATCGTCTCCGCGTCGGCGACCAGGGCGCGCAGGCCCTCGTCCCAGTCCTCGAAGTGAGCCAGGACCGCGGCCTTGGCGGCGGTTCGGTCGGTGAAGTCGATCGTGTCCAGCCAGACCTCGTCGGCCTTGAGCGCGGTGTAGACGTGGAGCGAGCCGTCTCTCTCCCGGTGCGCGAGGAAGCCGCGCTCGTGTCCCAGGGCGATGAGGAACCCGTCGCCGACGACCGCGGCGCTACGAGGGTGGCGGGTGTCGGCCTCGAACAGGTCGGTCTCGACGAGGCAGATGCCGGTGTAGAGGGGCTCGGCGTCGGAGACCAGCGGCCGTACGCGCGACCAGGCGCCGTCGGCGCCGATGA
This portion of the Streptomyces canus genome encodes:
- a CDS encoding FAD-dependent oxidoreductase gives rise to the protein MSTPHFPLAIIGGGLGGLTAARVLHVHGIESAIFDLEASAAARTQGGMLDIHEENGQQALHAAGLHDDFLKLVHEGGQAMRLLGPDGTVHVSEEDDGTGGRPEVDRGDLRDLLLNSLPDGTIHWGRKATGARPLGDGRHEVTFADGSVVTTDLLIGADGAWSRVRPLVSDAEPLYTGICLVETDLFEADTRHPRSAAVVGDGFLIALGHERGFLAHRERDGSLHVYTALKADEVWLDTIDFTDRTAAKAAVLAHFEDWDEGLRALVADAETITPRRIHALPVGHRWDRVPGVTLLGDAAHVMSPFAGEGANLAMFDGAELALAVAARPGDTEAALAAYEEALFPRGEASAAESAASLDTMFGERGLEQMVDFFTTGPAAR